From one Micromonospora siamensis genomic stretch:
- a CDS encoding phytoene desaturase family protein: MTSPAIPTGSALPTGAESVDAIVVGAGHNGLVAANLLADAGWEVLVLEATEAPGGAVRSAQVTAPGYLSDLYSSFYPLGYASPVLAGLDLDRYGLHWTNSPDVLAHLLPDGRAAVINRDLDTTAASLEKFAPGDGDRWRHAYADWREVSGPMLDTITRPFPPVRGGVELLRRLRVGGALRLARRLVVPVRKLGDELFEGEGGPALLAGCALHTDLSPEEAGSGVYGWLLAMLGQEVGWPVPVGGAQKITDALVARLTERGGRILYGARVDRVLTARGRAMGVRTAGGSRWRARRAVLADVPAPALFLDLVGADALPPRLVEDLAHFKWDGSTLKVDWALSAPVPWTNQEVATAGTVHLGADLNGLTSYSGALARGEVPRDPFLLVGQMSVADPSHSPPGTESLWSYTHLPFRRTWRAEDLAGHIERMEEVLEAAAPGFRSLIVGRHVASPADLENGDPSLVGGALGGGTAAAYQQLFLRPVPGLGRADTPVDRLYLASSSAHPGGGVHGAPGANAARAALARDRALTGGLYKGVIGAANRAVYR, encoded by the coding sequence ATGACGTCGCCCGCCATCCCGACCGGTTCCGCCCTCCCGACCGGTGCGGAGAGCGTCGATGCCATCGTCGTCGGCGCCGGCCACAACGGCCTGGTCGCGGCGAACCTGCTGGCCGACGCCGGCTGGGAGGTGCTGGTGCTGGAGGCCACCGAGGCCCCGGGCGGCGCCGTCCGGTCGGCCCAGGTCACCGCCCCCGGTTACCTCAGCGACCTCTACAGCTCCTTCTATCCGCTCGGCTACGCCTCCCCGGTGCTGGCCGGGCTGGACCTGGACCGGTACGGCCTGCACTGGACCAACTCCCCGGACGTGCTGGCGCACCTGCTGCCCGACGGACGGGCCGCGGTGATCAACCGGGACCTGGACACCACCGCCGCCTCGCTGGAGAAGTTCGCCCCGGGCGACGGCGACCGCTGGCGGCACGCGTACGCCGACTGGCGCGAGGTCTCCGGGCCGATGCTGGACACCATCACCAGGCCCTTCCCGCCGGTGCGCGGCGGGGTGGAGCTGCTGCGCCGGCTGCGGGTCGGCGGCGCGCTGCGGCTGGCCCGCCGGCTGGTCGTCCCGGTCCGCAAGCTCGGCGACGAGCTCTTCGAGGGCGAGGGCGGCCCCGCGCTGCTGGCCGGCTGCGCGCTGCACACCGACCTGTCCCCCGAGGAGGCCGGCTCCGGCGTGTACGGCTGGCTGCTGGCCATGCTCGGCCAGGAGGTCGGCTGGCCGGTGCCGGTCGGCGGCGCCCAGAAGATCACCGACGCGCTGGTGGCCCGGCTGACCGAGCGGGGCGGGCGGATCCTCTACGGCGCCCGGGTCGACCGGGTGCTCACCGCCCGGGGCCGCGCCATGGGGGTACGGACGGCCGGCGGCAGCCGCTGGCGGGCCCGCCGCGCGGTGCTGGCCGACGTGCCGGCCCCCGCGCTCTTCCTCGACCTGGTCGGCGCGGACGCCCTGCCGCCCCGGCTGGTGGAGGACCTGGCCCACTTCAAGTGGGACGGCTCCACCCTCAAGGTCGACTGGGCGCTCTCCGCCCCGGTGCCGTGGACCAACCAGGAGGTGGCCACCGCCGGCACCGTGCACCTCGGCGCCGACCTCAACGGGCTGACCAGCTATTCCGGCGCGCTGGCCCGGGGCGAGGTGCCCCGCGACCCGTTCCTGCTGGTCGGGCAGATGTCGGTGGCCGACCCGAGCCACTCGCCGCCGGGCACCGAGTCGCTCTGGTCGTACACCCACCTGCCGTTCCGGCGGACGTGGCGGGCCGAGGACCTGGCCGGGCACATCGAGCGGATGGAGGAGGTGCTGGAGGCGGCGGCCCCCGGCTTCCGCTCGCTGATCGTCGGGCGGCACGTAGCCAGCCCGGCCGACCTGGAGAACGGCGACCCGAGCCTGGTGGGCGGCGCGCTGGGTGGGGGCACCGCGGCCGCGTACCAGCAGCTCTTCCTGCGGCCGGTCCCCGGCCTGGGCCGGGCGGACACCCCGGTGGACCGGCTCTACCTGGCCAGCTCCTCCGCGCATCCCGGCGGCGGGGTGCACGGGGCCCCCGGGGCCAACGCCGCCCGGGCGGCGTTGGCCCGCGACCGGGCGCTCACCGGCGGCCTGTACAAGGGCGTGATCGGCGCGGCGAACCGGGCCGTCTACCGCTGA
- a CDS encoding polyprenol monophosphomannose synthase, whose amino-acid sequence MIEPVQLPSPWRDARLTVVVPTYNEAGNLPVLVERLLALPLPGLKVLVADDNSPDGTGEVADKLAIEHPDRIEVVHRPGKEGLGRAYVDGIGRALDGGADYVAQMDADLSHPPEALPGMLGALLSTQAGVVIGSRYVPGGQLDENWPLYRRALSGWANLYVHTLLRVRIRDLTAGFKIWRADALRDIGLDRVQSNGYSFQVEMHYLATKLGHTILEVPIRFEERRDGLSKMTTATKVESALMPFKLRSRHRNLPG is encoded by the coding sequence ATGATCGAACCCGTGCAGTTGCCCTCGCCGTGGCGGGACGCGCGCCTGACCGTCGTCGTTCCGACCTACAACGAGGCGGGCAACCTCCCGGTGCTGGTCGAGCGGCTCCTCGCCCTGCCGCTGCCCGGGCTGAAGGTGCTCGTCGCCGACGACAACTCCCCCGACGGCACCGGTGAGGTGGCCGACAAGCTGGCCATCGAGCACCCGGACCGGATCGAGGTCGTTCACCGGCCCGGCAAGGAGGGCCTGGGTCGGGCGTACGTCGATGGCATCGGCCGCGCCCTCGACGGCGGCGCCGACTACGTCGCGCAGATGGACGCCGACCTGTCCCACCCGCCGGAGGCGCTGCCCGGCATGCTCGGCGCGCTGCTCTCCACCCAGGCCGGGGTCGTGATCGGCTCCCGCTACGTGCCCGGTGGGCAGCTGGACGAGAACTGGCCGCTCTACCGCCGGGCGCTCAGCGGCTGGGCGAACCTCTACGTGCACACCCTGCTGCGGGTGCGGATCCGCGACCTGACGGCCGGGTTCAAGATCTGGCGGGCCGACGCGCTGCGCGACATCGGCCTGGACCGGGTCCAGTCCAACGGCTACAGCTTCCAGGTGGAGATGCACTACCTGGCCACCAAGCTCGGGCACACCATCCTCGAGGTGCCGATCCGCTTCGAGGAGCGGCGCGACGGCCTGTCGAAGATGACCACCGCCACCAAGGTGGAGAGCGCCCTGATGCCGTTCAAGCTGCGCAGCCGGCACCGCAACCTGCCCGGCTGA